The DNA region TCATTGCCTGTTTCTTTGTGTTCATCCCGGCAAGTGTCACAGCTATTTTGGAGTCCTGGGCTTTCTCGGATCCTGCGTGTCATATCCATGGTGTTGTCTCGACCTTAGTATACATTGTGATTTTTGGACTGCTCATCGTTAGATGTGTTGAGAGAATTACAAAAATCAAGAACCGTGAACTACATAAAGCAGTTTTTTGTTCCAATTGCCGACTAATGCTTGTTTCGTCAGTGGTATGGTTAGTTGGAGTAGTGGTATCAGTAATTCCACTTTCAGGATGGGTATCTTTTAAATACGACTACTATCACTCAGGATGTATTGTGCAACTAGAAGAAAGTGCTTTGtacctttttttaatatttcctcTCGGTGTTGGTATCACTGCTGTTTTTGTGATTATAGCTTTTGTCATTATCTTAAAGGCAGACAAAAAAATCGGCGATATCGAAAGGATAAACGGAGGTAGAGGGGGTTGGTACATGGGTAACGGAGGCAAGCctgatgaaaacaaaaatcCGAACATGGCAACAGCAAGTGCTAACCTAATTATCACCACTGTCTCAGTGATATTCTTCTTTCCTTATTTTATGATAATGTTCATCAGATCAGCAGGAGTAGATATGTGGAGGGGAGCATACAGTATATGTCTAATACCAATTGTGCTAACATTTACTCTACGAccttttatttatctatttcgACTTAGAATGTCCATAAAAgcaaaggaaaaaaatacacCTCGTCTTCCAAGTGATAAAAAGAGAATACTGGCTGTGTCAAGAAAAGGAAAGCGACGGACATTACCGAATGATGAGAAAAAAGGAGATCCCGGTGAGCCAAACTATTCATCTGACGAATGGAGCGAGTATGATGAAGAAAAAGGTAAAACATGTTGTTTCTTTCCAAAATCAAAAAGATATGATGAAAAGCATGCCTCTCCTCCTCCTTATGTATCTGTCCCTGAGAAAGCTCATCCAAAACCTTCTCCTCTAAAACGGATAAAAGACAAAGCCAAATCAGATAAACTGCCTGGCGATCCCGTGTTTAAAAAACCAAGTCTTCATGACACAAAACCTAGAAACGACGATGTAAATGATGATGAAATGTCGGAATTTTACTTAGATGGTAATTCGTCTGAGAATGAATTTGGCAAAACTCCTAAGAATCGATTATTTGAtaggaaaaataataattccagTTCCAAATCTCAGTTAAAAAATCAAGATGATCCCAGTGGAACGAAAGATGGTGAAACGTTACAAAATAGAAAAGATTCAAACACCGATTTGGAAAAAGTAGGAAATGATCCTGATTCATTTTTATCTCCTCGCATGATAAACATTCAAGAAAAACCAAAAAGGAAATCAAAAAAGCAAACTGATAAAACGGATGAAGAAACCCTTAGTAGcgaaaactctgaaaatgatagaaaattaagAAGAAAACGAAGACATCGAAGAAAACCAAAAGGGCGACCATCTGATGATGAAAGCGATTCTTATTATTCATATAGCGAAGATGATAGACCATCAAACAAAAgaggaaaaacaaaaattattgttatcaAACAACGGGCAAAATCATCAGATACGAAAAGAAACTCACCTAAAACTagaaaaagcaataaaattgAACCAAAAGAGAGCAAGGAACCAACTGTTGGTGAAACcctaagaaaacaaaataagttAAACCCTTTCTTACGTCCAGGCGTAGATAAATCCGccaataatgataaaatcaaGGGTGAGAAAACCCATAATTCAGGCTCAAACGATTCGGATAGCAGTTATGACTCTGATAACAGTTCTGAGAGTGATGGCAGGAAAAAGGCGAGTAACAAAAAATGGTCAgacaaaaatgagaaaagaaaaagtttaaaaaaggacCAAGATGATCAAAGAGATGAAGAAAATAACAAAAGGAAAAAGCAAAAAAGGAGAccaaaaaatcattcaaaatctGATAGTAATGATTCTACAGATGATGCAAGAAAACGTAGAAAGAAACATAGAAGAAACAAAACAATCAGCAATGACGAAGATTCACAAACTAATGAAGAAAACGAAAGGACGGCGGGCAACAAATCTAAACGAAAACCTATGAAACAAGGAGAATACAAAGACGAAATTCTCTCGGATGATTCAAAACAACCACCAATCaataaaataccaaaaaatgTTGACACAAAAACGTTTGGAAATACAAAAGACGATATTCCAAATGGATTAGAAAACGATATCAACCCGGATATCGACGGAAACACCATGAATGAAATGTTACAGAAAAATATTGATTCTCAAATTGTCCCCATTGTTCAAAACAACTATTATATAGACCCAACTCGAATGGGGAATCCAGTCAATCCGACTCAAAGTAGTATGTCAGCTAGCATGAATGGACAACCGCAAAATCAAAAAGGAAACATGAATCAACCAAAAGCAGAATGGAATAAATCTGACGCAAACAACCATCCAGTATCCATGACTCATCCGACTGAAACGAAAAATGCTTTACCCCGGACTTATAACAATGCCCCAGTAAATGTGGATAATCTACCAGAATCTAAATCGTTGAATCCGATGAACGAAAATGGAAACATGAAAGATGTTAATGAAAATCTCGGTAATGGGGACCCACTAGAACCGTACAAAAGAAGAAAACTTGTTCCAAATGGTTCAAAGGGTAATGGTACTACTTTTGAGGATGGTTCCTCGGACAAGAAATTTAATCCATCAGAAACAATGGGTCTGGGTGATCCTATCATCCCACATAATCCAGACGATCACTTTAAATCAAAGCAAAACGATTCATCAGATATCCATAAAAGCCCTGATAATACAAATTACAAAGAACCAGAAAATGTCCTTGACGTTATGGGCCCTGGTGAAACAATTGAACCGTACAATGATGGCAAATACAATCCAAGAAGTCAGAGAACTTTACCCAAAAACATGAAGAACTTAAACAGAAATAACACTCCATCTGAAAATCAGATTAATGACGAAGATTTGACACCAATGCAAGGCAACTTCAATAAAAGCAAAGATCTGACAAATATTCTAGGACCTGGAGATCCGATTATTCCTCACGAAAATAGTGAAGAAGATGTAACAGATTCTGAAACTGATATGAACTTCCCAGCCACTGGGTTGAAAAATCAGAGAAATCAGAACCCGGAGTATATTGTTAATAACCCACCCTATAATAATATTGATCCCTATGAACATCATCCTTTAAGAGAAAACAGGAGCTATCCAAATTTTTCAAATCCCTACGATGAAAATTACGTTCCACCACAGAATCCTTACCCGTACAATCCAAATTTTAATCCTATTTACATACCAAACACCATTGGTGGTCCAAAACAGCACCAGAATTATCCTTATGTAGCAAACGGAACAAACAACAGACACAATCCCGAAGAATTTGCCAACTATCCAGATACTCAACATCAGTACAGTCCAAAGGGTATAAGACCACATCTGAATAGTGGTGATAACCCTTTTCAAGATCAAAATCTTTCAAATCATAGGGATAATCAAAACAATAGGAGTTATCCTCATGTAACAACAGGACTTGACAATGATAATAATGGTGTTTATCCTAATAAAGGTCAAAATCATCCAAATCCTAGAAATATTCCATACGATAGGAGTTATCCCAATATAACAACAGGAAGCATGGAAAGTGGACTTGGAAATGCTAATAATGGTGATTATCCTAATGAAGGTGAgacattttcaaatcataatccAAACAATAGGAGTAATCCTAATATAACAAAAGGGAACAAGGGAGGAGGACTTGACAATGTCAATAATGTACCAAATTACACAAGTAAACCTTTGCAGAAAAAATCTCTGAAAGACCCAAAATACTTTGATCCATATactttgaatgaaaatgaaa from Crassostrea angulata isolate pt1a10 chromosome 7, ASM2561291v2, whole genome shotgun sequence includes:
- the LOC128156334 gene encoding putative uncharacterized protein DDB_G0282133 → MSIKAKEKNTPRLPSDKKRILAVSRKGKRRTLPNDEKKGDPGEPNYSSDEWSEYDEEKGKTCCFFPKSKRYDEKHASPPPYVSVPEKAHPKPSPLKRIKDKAKSDKLPGDPVFKKPSLHDTKPRNDDVNDDEMSEFYLDGNSSENEFGKTPKNRLFDRKNNNSSSKSQLKNQDDPSGTKDGETLQNRKDSNTDLEKVGNDPDSFLSPRMINIQEKPKRKSKKQTDKTDEETLSSENSENDRKLRRKRRHRRKPKGRPSDDESDSYYSYSEDDRPSNKRGKTKIIVIKQRAKSSDTKRNSPKTRKSNKIEPKESKEPTVGETLRKQNKLNPFLRPGVDKSANNDKIKGEKTHNSGSNDSDSSYDSDNSSESDGRKKASNKKWSDKNEKRKSLKKDQDDQRDEENNKRKKQKRRPKNHSKSDSNDSTDDARKRRKKHRRNKTISNDEDSQTNEENERTAGNKSKRKPMKQGEYKDEILSDDSKQPPINKIPKNVDTKTFGNTKDDIPNGLENDINPDIDGNTMNEMLQKNIDSQIVPIVQNNYYIDPTRMGNPVNPTQSSMSASMNGQPQNQKGNMNQPKAEWNKSDANNHPVSMTHPTETKNALPRTYNNAPVNVDNLPESKSLNPMNENGNMKDVNENLGNGDPLEPYKRRKLVPNGSKGNGTTFEDGSSDKKFNPSETMGLGDPIIPHNPDDHFKSKQNDSSDIHKSPDNTNYKEPENVLDVMGPGETIEPYNDGKYNPRSQRTLPKNMKNLNRNNTPSENQINDEDLTPMQGNFNKSKDLTNILGPGDPIIPHENSEEDVTDSETDMNFPATGLKNQRNQNPEYIVNNPPYNNIDPYEHHPLRENRSYPNFSNPYDENYVPPQNPYPYNPNFNPIYIPNTIGGPKQHQNYPYVANGTNNRHNPEEFANYPDTQHQYSPKGIRPHLNSGDNPFQDQNLSNHRDNQNNRSYPHVTTGLDNDNNGVYPNKGQNHPNPRNIPYDRSYPNITTGSMESGLGNANNGDYPNEGETFSNHNPNNRSNPNITKGNKGGGLDNVNNVPNYTSKPLQKKSLKDPKYFDPYTLNENEKIPYQRHAAPDMQNSSERNSGKGRPNLLSPGYTDDYPNERMPLPYHDKRNLGEENQPPKREKHGFPIENQREKATNPNNDNNNNGKTTNSYFPRSNMNSTDQSNKFSNDPYQEPNKKDNPAQFQYIKPENADDYPNERVPLPYHSTRSLNEENQPKDEEKHGSPYENNNFPSANHSGNTKPTLQSKTNQSGQSENPDTLNNSQIPYNADQNDFDLSFPIKQPNKNNNKPQTSEIGPPKSYSSINQKPVKKKAQPLNSNVTSNPQKDETQKPTSKGVSNRLHSEQDPTRRISKNNKEANENSKGVKHKLPEDNQIKSTQDNQPQPRVNFSDPIGLPQSYSSIRQKPKGGQAVKIGQQPPNLSQHSTGTGINSIPHSNNPNQVNPDIHSKPKTDEYSNPLKYKPTKNTVSAPRFEPSELHHYLSNDDYQSKDNANTPGPNKNAPGKTKLGNISNPNQYNSDVKNNAPEKNPISHNMGPNNQSVVPEDINDGRHNPMHKNYPPVTNSNNGDNNNQQQHHTNDSQDQYINGHPLQNTHPGTRKPQAVFPNSNGQYPNSYRKDQHINNSASRGLGNGTNGRGLQDRHPDYNNPLANQSKNINQNTFDRYNVDSQNGQSSDGNKNAHMYNKSSKDNGMPTRSYNGSSTQNENDPSNANAQDQNGHLYNESSNDSGQTARNFNGSNTQNGIDQSTAYNHNKTPRSQGKQNSDKKVTFEQKETSLKENSLPKNEIEPKRSTTLKGKEMWDTADKKMAAYYHLTRIDKWDMVHGYDNKYDKHGKPAKSNSEKMKKQVKDVDLL